The following proteins are co-located in the Polystyrenella longa genome:
- the queG gene encoding tRNA epoxyqueuosine(34) reductase QueG, producing MTNLSRTEASDQIKQSALQIGFELVGIAPAVQPSGYSHLLDWLDKGYAGEMGYIERRREAYSDPSFVQQQTRSLVVCAWNYRSQEPVPTEPTEGRVARYAWSGIDYHDYLRDRLQQLAEQIRNTLPEARTRCAVDTAPLLERDFARLAGLGWFGKNTMLINKRKGSWLLLGVVLVDQELAYDKPHETDHCGTCTRCLDVCPTDAFTEPGELDARKCISYLTIELKDSIPTEFRAPMGDWLFGCDLCQDVCPWNNKSPISTNTEVQPRIDLNPISATELFELSESDLKAKLKTSPLLRPGRAGLLRNAAIVLGNSGDPHVVPVLSKALHNEETPVIRTAAAWALGELGGTEARQALQEQCEVEENQEVRSEIEEAIRRLPRPQKDDAIPGSNSTSDL from the coding sequence GTGACCAATCTGAGTCGGACAGAAGCGAGCGACCAGATAAAACAGTCCGCTCTCCAGATCGGTTTCGAACTGGTGGGAATCGCTCCTGCTGTCCAACCCAGTGGATACTCACACCTCCTCGATTGGCTCGATAAAGGGTACGCCGGCGAGATGGGGTACATCGAACGTCGTCGCGAAGCTTATTCCGACCCCAGCTTTGTGCAACAACAAACACGCAGCCTTGTGGTCTGTGCCTGGAATTATCGTTCTCAGGAACCAGTTCCAACGGAACCGACAGAAGGTCGAGTTGCACGTTACGCCTGGAGCGGGATCGATTATCACGATTATTTGCGTGACAGACTTCAACAACTGGCGGAGCAGATCCGTAACACGTTGCCAGAAGCACGGACCCGCTGTGCCGTCGATACCGCCCCTTTGCTGGAACGAGATTTCGCCCGACTCGCTGGCCTCGGCTGGTTCGGTAAAAACACAATGTTAATTAACAAACGAAAAGGGAGTTGGTTACTACTCGGTGTTGTCCTTGTCGATCAGGAGTTGGCGTACGATAAACCTCACGAAACCGATCACTGCGGAACCTGCACTCGCTGCCTCGATGTTTGTCCCACCGATGCCTTCACCGAACCGGGAGAACTCGATGCCCGCAAATGTATCTCATATTTGACGATCGAACTTAAAGACTCGATTCCCACGGAATTTCGAGCACCCATGGGCGACTGGCTGTTTGGTTGCGACCTCTGTCAGGATGTCTGTCCGTGGAATAACAAGAGCCCGATATCGACGAATACGGAAGTCCAACCTCGAATCGATCTGAATCCGATCTCCGCCACGGAGTTGTTTGAACTCAGCGAATCGGATTTGAAGGCGAAATTAAAGACCAGCCCACTATTACGACCAGGCCGGGCCGGACTGCTGAGGAATGCGGCCATTGTATTGGGAAATAGCGGCGACCCGCATGTGGTTCCCGTCCTGTCTAAGGCCCTTCATAACGAAGAGACTCCGGTTATCCGGACCGCCGCTGCCTGGGCGTTGGGGGAATTGGGGGGTACGGAAGCTCGGCAAGCCCTCCAGGAGCAGTGTGAAGTGGAGGAGAATCAGGAAGTACGGAGTGAAATCGAGGAGGCAATCCGCCGTTTGCCCCGGCCACAGAAGGACGACGCAATTCCCGGTTCGAATTCGACTTCGGACTTGTGA